TCTCCAGTAAAACTGCTTCCTGACATGAGtgatatttgattttcttgATGATTATATGTGTCGAGGTCATCtgttttcatttttttttaaataaattatataaattataagattgttgaaatatatcatttgaaatatcatATGGTCTTCTGTTCTTGTTTCGTGCACCGATAAAGAAAACACAATCGCGAGCTGAGGAAGAGAAGAGCAAAGCAAAGTAAAGTACagcaaagaaaaaaaagaaaagtaagCAGAGAGACACAATGCGCGGTAAACGGGGCGTAGGTTTCGGTtttcgtttttttttttttttttttgggtTCTACGTGGGGTGCGGCGATGCGATTTGGCTGGCCAGCGGGTTTGgaaatttggaaatttgGAAATCTGATTGGAAAGTTTTGGTCGCGGGTTCGAATTTTGGCGGCGGTGGCTGGAGGGGTGCTTACCCGGACACTTGCCATGGTAACTTCGGACAGGAGAGATGAGCATCGGACACCCGGACGTTCGGACACTGCCATGGTTATCTCGGACAAGGGCCCGGACAGCCGGACAGCCGGACAGCCGGACACCATGGAATGCTTTTCTACCCCCCGGACACTCTACCGTCGGACAAGACCTTGGCCGTTCCGGACACTGagcctttttttttatcgtCTCGCGTCTCGAATTTCTTTCTTACATGATTATCcttattatattctttcaatATTGGGCCATTATGCCattatgatttattattgttagcatatatatatatatatatatatgatatGATATGATATGATATGATATGATATGATATGATATGTCCGCTGcttatagaaatatatatttcgACACAcacataaaaaaaaaatttgtgTGTTGTAGATTATATACGCTCTAAAGTTAAATACActtttacatttttttttttctaaattaattagttttcattattatataatacaataCATAATAATCCATTGCATACTGCTTATCTTGTTCGTGTTTTCTCCGATATAAACATTACGACATATTTAAAATCGTCATTCCACTCAATATTCTCCCATCATACACTATCCAGCCACTACATCTTGAATATTATCATAACACAAATAATACTTGTCATTAACATTCCCTTTAATTAGAATACGATTCTCGGCGGGAAGCCACGTGACACACTTTCCTAAAAAAACATTTCAAAACTGAAACGAAGATGAGATTAAAGAAATCCCCCTTATATATGTATACATAGattaaaacaaacaaacaacaACCATACTCGTACGAGCATCTTCACAACAGAGAGAGAGCGAGAGAGAGAATTAGCATCCTCACAAATATAGCATATTCGTTTAGCAAACCTTTAGATCAAGATGGACTCAAAGATTACTAAGGAGGAAAATCCATCTAtagaagatttaaaaattgatgattCTTCTTCGAAAGAGAATCTATTAAAAGGTGATGACAACTCATCAAATGACAATCCATCATTAGTTCATACTGAATTATTGCAACAAGATAATCCATTTTTAGGGGCTGATTCTGATAATTTCTTACAAGATACCCAAACCATTCATCCCAAGAGAATCGTCCCACAAAATCCAAATGATATATACAATAGCAACAAAAATAGATCCAAAATAACGAGCGAAGCAACAAACGAAGATGACATTTTGGCAATTAACCATACTACCACATCAAAAactcaaaataaaaaaaaaataataataccagAGGCAAATAAAGTTTCAGAAGGTCAAGGAAGATCCTTCATTGCTTATTCCATTAGGTATGGGGATCAAGTTGTTCGTAGAAGATATAGTAATTTTGAAAGTTTAAGATATCTTCTATTAAGACTTTTCCCCATGAATTTGATTCCTCCAATACCAGAAAAGCAATCCATAAAGAGTTATGGTAAAGCTTTAACAGGTTCCAAGGCCAAATATATCTTACCACCAGAACAAATACCACAACAAATTACATCAGATTTGACCTTTTCCATCATTAATGGTAAAGTTAGTtctaatgatgaaaaattaatacgACATAGAATCACCATgttaacaatttttttgaataaattaattcaagatgatgaaatttcTCAAACCACTTTAATCTATGATTTTCTGGATCCAATCAATCCAAATTGGAATGATTTCATAAATAGTTCTCCAACTTTTACATCATTACCTAAGAACATCTTACAATGTAATCCAATAGATCCCACAAATACAACAAGAATCCATATTTCATTACCAACACCAACTCTTTCTCATTCTTCATCAACAAGTTCTCATCTTTTGAGAGGAAATAAGGAAACTAATTCCAAGAAACTTCAAGAAAGTTCACAAGCTCAAGTACAGGGTATAACACcaccaaataatatatcatCATCCAAAAATGATTCagatacaaatacaaatataacCACTACAACTTCCACAactgatgatgatgagaaATTGGGgaattccaattttaatagaattgaACAAGATTATAAAcaatatgaatattatttgaaaaatggattatataaatataatcgTCATTTAACTAAAATGTtatatgataaaaaaaatgattataAAGAATTGAGTCAAATCTTGGGAGATTTCGCTAATAATCAAAGCATTAATGCAGTACTGGCTGAAGATTTGGGTTTACTCAGTAGAATCTTTGAAGATAATTCAATCCAATTAGATTCCCTAGTGACAATgctttattataatattaatgaacCATTAAATGAAACTGTTCAAATGGCCACTTCTGCAAgagaattaattaaatatagaaaattgaaaagttTACAAAGAGATATGGTTatcaaatctttaaaacATAAAGAATcccaattaaataaatgcatgaaacaattgaaagaagaacaaaagattgatgaagatattaaaaaagtcatttcaaataataataatgataataataataataataataatgataataataatgatacaataatttcaaatgacACTACAATATCAACATCACATAAATCAATTCCATTAGAAAATCCTGATCCAATTTCCAAGACTTatagtaataaatttttcaattcaattaataaattagcCAATAAAGTGAAGGAAAGTATTAATTATCAAGATATTGATTTGGAAAcacaaattaaaaacttaaataacgatataaataatttaatggAAATGAAGGAAATTTGTGATCATGATctaaaaatcattaatgaaactattgaaaaaaatcaattgaaaaaattttctatGGAAagagaaaatgaaattaatattattttgaaaaattattgtaaatatatgaaagaatattctcaaaaaaatttagaatattGGAAAGATTGGAAAGAAAAGGAGTAATAAACCAGAGGAGAGAGCAAGGAAGTACAATTGTCCAAATATACATACAAGAAACTTCAATTTCTAATTAAATATCGggatatttatatatatatatatatatcaatgTTCTTAAACCATCTATACAATTCGTTAATGAACCACATTCAAGTTATGACTTCACAATTATGta
The window above is part of the Henningerozyma blattae CBS 6284 chromosome 2, complete genome genome. Proteins encoded here:
- the ATG20 gene encoding Atg20p (similar to Saccharomyces cerevisiae ATG20 (YDL113C); ancestral locus Anc_2.324) — its product is MDSKITKEENPSIEDLKIDDSSSKENLLKGDDNSSNDNPSLVHTELLQQDNPFLGADSDNFLQDTQTIHPKRIVPQNPNDIYNSNKNRSKITSEATNEDDILAINHTTTSKTQNKKKIIIPEANKVSEGQGRSFIAYSIRYGDQVVRRRYSNFESLRYLLLRLFPMNLIPPIPEKQSIKSYGKALTGSKAKYILPPEQIPQQITSDLTFSIINGKVSSNDEKLIRHRITMLTIFLNKLIQDDEISQTTLIYDFLDPINPNWNDFINSSPTFTSLPKNILQCNPIDPTNTTRIHISLPTPTLSHSSSTSSHLLRGNKETNSKKLQESSQAQVQGITPPNNISSSKNDSDTNTNITTTTSTTDDDEKLGNSNFNRIEQDYKQYEYYLKNGLYKYNRHLTKMLYDKKNDYKELSQILGDFANNQSINAVLAEDLGLLSRIFEDNSIQLDSLVTMLYYNINEPLNETVQMATSARELIKYRKLKSLQRDMVIKSLKHKESQLNKCMKQLKEEQKIDEDIKKVISNNNNDNNNNNNNDNNNDTIISNDTTISTSHKSIPLENPDPISKTYSNKFFNSINKLANKVKESINYQDIDLETQIKNLNNDINNLMEMKEICDHDLKIINETIEKNQLKKFSMERENEINIILKNYCKYMKEYSQKNLEYWKDWKEKE